The Microbacterium oleivorans genome contains the following window.
CGGGGGAACAGCCGGTCGAGCAGCAGGAACTCCGCGGCGTTGCGGGCGCTCGGCATCCCGCGGTAGGTGCGCAGGTACGCCTCGTAGGCGCCGCAGGAGCGGAGGATCGTCGTCCACGACGGCCCGGACTCCTCGGTCAGCGAGCGCGTCGCGAGCAGCCGCGCGGTCATGTCGGTGCGTTCGATCGATCGCCCCAGGGTGAAGAACTGCCAGGCCTCGTCGCGGCTCGTCGAGGAGTCGGTGATGCCGACCGCGAGAGCCGACCGCTCGCGCACCCAGCCGAAGAACTCGTGCACCTTCTCGGCGTTCAGCCGCCGCGGCATCCGGGAGTACGTCGTGTTGAGCGTCTCCCACAGCTCGGTCGAGACGATCTCGCGGGCGCGGCGGGCGTTCTCGCGCGCCGACTGCAGCGAGTACGCGATGCTCGACGAGTTCGTCCGGTCGACCGCGAGACGGGTGAGCACGTCCTGACGCGTCACGTTCTGCGCACCCTCGGGCGGCACCGAGCCCATCACCGACAGCAGCGAGCGGCACGCGGTGTCTTCGTCGATCCACGGGTCCTCGAGCAGCAGCTGCAGGTGGACGTCGAGGATGCGGGCGGTGCCGTCGCTGCGCTCGATGTAGCGACCGATCCAGAACAGGCTCTCGGCGATCCGGCTCAGCACGACGCACCTCCGGTCTGCTGCTGCTGCTCCTGCTGCTCACTGACCGACAGCGGTCGGTCCTGCGGGGAGTGGGCGGGCTCGTCCTGGTCGTCGTAGATGATCGGGATCGCCTGCGTCGAGGCCTGATCGGCGACGAGGCCGGCGAGGTTCCCCTGGCTGTATTCGGCCGTGCGGGGCGCGTCGCCGCCGACGACCCACGTGTCCTTCGACCCGCCGCCCTGGCTGGAGTTGACCACGAGCTGTCCCTCCGGAAGCGCGACGCGGGTGAGGCCGCCCGGCAGCACCCACACCTCGTCGCCGTTGTTGACCGCGAACGGACGGAGATCCGCGTGGCGGGGGCGCATGCCGTCCTCGACGAGCGTGGGGATGGTCGAGAGCATGACGACCGGCTGCGCGATCCAGCCGCGGGGGTCGGCGAGGAGCTTCGTGCGGAGCTTCTCGAGCTCGGCGGGCGAGGCGTCGGGACCGACCACCAGGCCCTTGCCGCCGGAGCCGTCGACCGGCTTGACCACGAGCTCGTCGAGCCGGTCGAGAACCTCCTCCAGCGCCCCGGGGTCCTCGAGGCGCCAGGTGTCGACGTTCTTGAGGATCGGCTCCTCCGCGAGGTAGTAGCGGATGAGGTCGGGAACGTAGGTGTAGAGCAGCTTGTCGTCGGCGACACCGTTGCCGACCGCGTTGGCGATCGTGACGTTGCCGAGGCGCGCCGCCAGCATGAGTCCGGGGGCCCCGAGCATCGAGTCGGCGCGGAACTGCAGCGGGTCGAGGTAGTCGTCGTCGACCCGGCGGTAGATGACGTCGACGCGCTGGGGCCCCCGGGTCGTCCGCATGAAGACCTTGCCGCCCGAGCACACGAGGTCGCGGCCCTCGACGAGCTCGACGCCCATGAGGCGCGCGAGGAGCGTGTGCTCGAAGTACGCCGAGTTGTAGACGCCCGGGGTGAGCACGACGACGTTGGGGTCGTCCACGCCGGGCGGGGCCGAGGCGCGGAGCGCCTGGAGGAGCTTGTTGGGGTACTCGCCCACCGGACGCACGCGCATCGAGACGAACAGCTCCGGGAGCGTCTGCGCCATCACCCGCCGGTTGGAGATCACGTAGCTCACGCCCGAGGGGACCCGCACGTTGTCCTCGAGCACGCGCATCTCGCCGTGCTCGTCGCGGATGAGGTCGATGCCCGAGACCTGGATCCGCACCCCGTTCGCCGAGCGGATGCCCGCCGCCTGCCGGTAGTAGTACTGCGACGAGGCGATCAGGCCCGCCGGCAGCACGCCGTCGCGGACGCAGAACTGGTGGCCGTAGGCGTCGTCGAGGAACGCCTCGAGCGCGCGGACGCGCTGGGTGACGCCGGACTCCACGTGCGACCACTCGCCGTAGTCGATGACGCGCGGCACCGCGTCGAGCGGGAAGGGGCGCTCCTCGCCGGCGAAGTCGAAGGTGACGCCCTGGGCGAGGTACGAGCTCGCGAGCGACTCGGTGCGGCCTCGGAGCTCCTCCTGCGTCATCTGCGCCAGCGCCTGGTACAGCTCGCGGTAGGCCTCGCGCGAGCGCCCCATCGTGGTGGAGCCGGCCGAGACCTCGAACATCTCGTCGAAGGCGGGAACACCCGACACCGTCTTGCGCGGCGCCGACGTCGCGCCGTATCCGTCGAACAGGTCACCCATGGTGCGAGCCTAATCCGGGCCGTGTTGCGTCAGTGTTTCCCCCGCCGTCTTGACATCCGTCCTCGCGCCGGCGCTGCACCCGTCGGACCGGTGGGGCTGGTGTCGTCCTGCCGGCGGCCGGAGTCGCCGCCAGCCCCACCGGTCCTGAGGCGTATCGCGAAGCGGGGTCAGCCGCGGACGGCCAGCTCGTACACGCGCGCGATCTTGGCCTCGGTGGTCGAGGCCGAGGGGTTCGTGACCACGACCCGGACGGCCTCGACGCCGTCGATGCCGATCGCGACCTCGCGTGCGGCCTGCGTGTTGCCGGTGACGGCGGCCGCCTGCTGCCAGCCTGCGGCGGTGCGGACCTCGACCGTGAAGTCGACGAGCACGACACCGCTCCCGCCCCCGCCGCCGAACCCGCTGTAGACGCCGAGCGCGCCCACGCGCTGCGGCGCGGCCAGCTCGATCGTCGCCGTCGGCGTCGCGTCGCCCGCCGCCGAGAGCCACCGGCCGGCG
Protein-coding sequences here:
- a CDS encoding alpha-E domain-containing protein gives rise to the protein MLSRIAESLFWIGRYIERSDGTARILDVHLQLLLEDPWIDEDTACRSLLSVMGSVPPEGAQNVTRQDVLTRLAVDRTNSSSIAYSLQSARENARRAREIVSTELWETLNTTYSRMPRRLNAEKVHEFFGWVRERSALAVGITDSSTSRDEAWQFFTLGRSIERTDMTARLLATRSLTEESGPSWTTILRSCGAYEAYLRTYRGMPSARNAAEFLLLDRLFPRSIIHSIQRAEECMSAIDPVADRVGHSNAVLRALGRIRNDLEYRPLGEILAELPTHMDNVQKVTREASEAIRGRFFPTAAEPNWIGETS
- a CDS encoding circularly permuted type 2 ATP-grasp protein, whose product is MGDLFDGYGATSAPRKTVSGVPAFDEMFEVSAGSTTMGRSREAYRELYQALAQMTQEELRGRTESLASSYLAQGVTFDFAGEERPFPLDAVPRVIDYGEWSHVESGVTQRVRALEAFLDDAYGHQFCVRDGVLPAGLIASSQYYYRQAAGIRSANGVRIQVSGIDLIRDEHGEMRVLEDNVRVPSGVSYVISNRRVMAQTLPELFVSMRVRPVGEYPNKLLQALRASAPPGVDDPNVVVLTPGVYNSAYFEHTLLARLMGVELVEGRDLVCSGGKVFMRTTRGPQRVDVIYRRVDDDYLDPLQFRADSMLGAPGLMLAARLGNVTIANAVGNGVADDKLLYTYVPDLIRYYLAEEPILKNVDTWRLEDPGALEEVLDRLDELVVKPVDGSGGKGLVVGPDASPAELEKLRTKLLADPRGWIAQPVVMLSTIPTLVEDGMRPRHADLRPFAVNNGDEVWVLPGGLTRVALPEGQLVVNSSQGGGSKDTWVVGGDAPRTAEYSQGNLAGLVADQASTQAIPIIYDDQDEPAHSPQDRPLSVSEQQEQQQQTGGASC